From Patescibacteria group bacterium, a single genomic window includes:
- the gspE gene encoding type II secretion system protein GspE: MVIMSDSVQINNSSTQTNLQNVQTAPSTQQTSSVATPQNVSSPSASASSSVNDDSSSSLLDILLAENALSFKQASDIKVKSALEGKPVEKVIEEMGIVPEAKLAEAKAKLLGVPYISLTSTSFAPQAIGFLPRAVVERFSLIPFFYDEKAQVLYVAMANPVDLEAIEFVKKKTGLNIKTFAAAPSEVQAAINQEYRQELVGEVGAAIKESEEFSKKKTVDSTQISQIIKEAPIAKIVSTILEYAVTSRSSDVHIEPQEDRVRVRYRIDGILYDKLSLPKNVQEALISRIKILSDLKIDEHRTPQDGRFNFKTGDQEVDLRVSILPTVNGEKIVMRLLRKSGGIPTLPDLGLGGTALKNLENAIARPHGIILVCGPTGSGKTTTLYAILSKLNTPKVNIMSLEDPVEYQIPGVNQVQVNPAVGLTFASGLRAFLRQDPNIILVGEIRDKETTDLALQASLTGHLVFSTIHTSSAAGALPRLIDLGAEPFLLASTMNAIVGQRITRRICKYCKESYVPTPQILAQIKSVLGNLYKYKDEEVRLYRGKGCSECGGSGYQGRIGIYEVLPVTEKIAQLILQHPDSATVEKQAVAEGMITMMQDGYLKALQGITTIEEVLRVAQE, translated from the coding sequence ATGGTAATAATGTCTGATTCTGTCCAGATCAATAATTCATCAACTCAAACTAATCTTCAGAATGTACAAACTGCACCTTCCACTCAGCAGACGTCTTCTGTTGCAACGCCTCAGAATGTATCATCACCCTCTGCCTCTGCGTCTTCTTCTGTAAATGATGATAGCTCTTCATCTCTTCTTGATATTCTTCTTGCAGAAAATGCGCTTTCTTTTAAGCAAGCGAGTGATATAAAAGTAAAAAGTGCTCTGGAGGGTAAACCAGTTGAGAAAGTCATCGAGGAGATGGGGATTGTTCCTGAGGCAAAGCTAGCTGAAGCAAAGGCTAAGCTCTTAGGGGTTCCTTATATTTCTCTAACTTCTACCTCTTTTGCTCCTCAGGCAATAGGTTTTTTGCCTCGAGCTGTTGTGGAGCGTTTTTCACTTATCCCCTTTTTCTATGATGAAAAAGCTCAGGTTCTATACGTAGCAATGGCTAATCCTGTTGATCTTGAGGCAATAGAGTTTGTCAAAAAGAAAACAGGACTTAATATTAAAACATTTGCTGCTGCTCCCTCAGAAGTACAAGCTGCTATTAATCAGGAGTATAGACAAGAATTAGTAGGAGAAGTTGGAGCAGCTATAAAAGAGTCAGAGGAATTTAGTAAAAAAAAGACAGTAGACAGTACACAAATTTCTCAGATTATCAAAGAAGCTCCAATTGCCAAAATAGTATCTACGATATTAGAATACGCTGTTACTAGTCGTTCCTCTGACGTTCATATTGAACCTCAAGAAGATAGAGTGCGAGTTAGGTATCGTATTGATGGTATTCTTTATGATAAGCTTAGTCTTCCCAAAAACGTCCAAGAAGCACTGATCTCTAGAATTAAGATTCTCTCTGATCTTAAAATTGATGAACATAGGACGCCGCAGGATGGACGATTCAACTTTAAGACAGGAGATCAAGAGGTAGATCTGCGTGTCTCCATCCTCCCTACAGTTAATGGAGAGAAAATTGTTATGCGTCTTTTGAGAAAATCAGGTGGTATTCCAACTCTTCCCGATCTGGGACTTGGAGGAACAGCATTAAAGAATTTAGAAAATGCGATTGCAAGACCACATGGAATTATTCTCGTATGTGGTCCAACAGGTAGCGGAAAAACGACGACTCTTTATGCAATTTTATCGAAATTGAATACTCCAAAGGTGAACATTATGTCTTTGGAAGATCCTGTTGAGTATCAAATTCCTGGAGTAAATCAGGTGCAGGTCAATCCTGCAGTAGGACTTACATTTGCCTCAGGTCTTAGAGCCTTCCTCCGCCAAGATCCTAATATTATTCTTGTTGGGGAAATTAGAGACAAAGAGACTACAGATCTTGCTCTCCAAGCTTCTCTTACTGGCCATTTAGTTTTTTCAACAATTCATACTTCCAGTGCAGCAGGAGCGCTGCCGCGTCTTATTGATCTTGGTGCTGAGCCTTTTCTTCTTGCATCAACAATGAATGCTATTGTGGGTCAGCGTATTACAAGGCGTATCTGTAAATATTGTAAAGAATCCTATGTTCCCACACCGCAAATTCTTGCACAAATAAAATCTGTACTAGGTAATCTATATAAATATAAAGATGAAGAAGTAAGACTCTACAGAGGTAAAGGTTGTAGCGAATGCGGAGGTTCAGGATATCAAGGTAGAATTGGTATTTACGAGGTGCTTCCAGTTACAGAAAAAATTGCCCAACTTATTTTACAACATCCAGATAGTGCAACTGTTGAAAAACAGGCTGTTGCAGAAGGTATGATTACTATGATGCAAGATGGATATCTTAAAGCTTTGCAAGGCATAACAACGATTGAGGAAGTATTGAGAGTTGCACAGGAATAA
- the gyrB gene encoding DNA gyrase subunit B, with protein sequence MAIKADVATRASEYSAQQIQVLEGLEPVRKRPGMYIGSTDSVGLHESLREIIDNAVDEALAGFAKNVWIILNPDGSATVVDDGRGIPVDMMPDQGKSALEVVMTKLHAGGKFGGSAYKISGGLHGVGSSVVNALSEWLWVEVKREGKLYRQEYKRGEPQTPVNVVSDSKLKLQIDRETGTTVTFKPDSTIFQITEFDFELIKKQLRERAYLVPKLYFHLFDLREEEPKEVHYYFESGIKALVEKINENKGPLHKVIYIKKQIEDVEVEVALQYNDTYAENVESFVNVINTVNGGTHLTGFKMALTRAINDYGRKIGAFKNEEDSIIGDDTREGLTAVVFVKMPQDRIQFEGQTKGKLGNSEIQPIVNQVTKEGLATFFEENPSDAKRILEKVYLAAKARLAAKAAKEAVIRKGALEGSSLPGKLADCQEKDPSLSELYLVEGDSAGGSAKSGRDRKYQAILALKGKILNTERARLDKMIEHEEIKNIIIALGAGIGDTVNIDKIRYHRIIIMTDADVDGEHIETLILTFFYRHLPEVIRKGYLYVAIPPLFKLQRGKDIRYAYSEEERDRLLQEMRNGGANVTVQRYKGLGEMNAEQLWETTMNPQNRVLKQVTISDAEEADAVFTMLMGDEVPPRKHFIQTNAIAATLDI encoded by the coding sequence ATGGCTATAAAAGCTGACGTGGCAACTAGAGCCTCTGAATATTCCGCACAACAAATCCAAGTCCTCGAAGGATTGGAGCCTGTTCGTAAACGACCGGGCATGTATATTGGATCAACAGACAGTGTTGGTTTACATGAATCCCTTCGAGAAATTATTGATAATGCTGTTGATGAAGCATTAGCAGGATTTGCCAAAAACGTCTGGATTATCCTTAATCCGGATGGATCAGCAACTGTGGTAGATGACGGTCGAGGGATCCCAGTGGATATGATGCCCGATCAAGGAAAATCTGCGCTTGAGGTTGTTATGACCAAACTCCATGCAGGAGGAAAATTTGGCGGATCAGCTTATAAAATTTCCGGTGGACTCCATGGAGTAGGATCCTCAGTAGTAAATGCTCTCTCAGAGTGGCTATGGGTTGAGGTTAAGCGAGAAGGAAAACTTTACAGGCAGGAATATAAACGGGGAGAGCCTCAAACACCTGTAAATGTAGTCAGCGATTCCAAACTCAAACTTCAAATTGATCGTGAAACAGGAACAACAGTTACTTTTAAACCTGATTCTACTATCTTCCAAATTACTGAATTTGATTTTGAACTTATCAAGAAACAACTGAGAGAAAGAGCATATCTTGTGCCCAAACTTTATTTCCACCTCTTTGACCTTCGGGAAGAAGAACCCAAAGAAGTACATTATTATTTCGAAAGCGGTATCAAAGCACTTGTTGAAAAAATTAACGAGAATAAAGGACCACTTCATAAAGTTATTTATATAAAAAAACAAATTGAAGATGTAGAAGTTGAAGTTGCACTGCAATATAACGACACTTACGCTGAAAATGTTGAATCATTTGTAAATGTTATTAATACTGTCAATGGAGGAACACATCTTACAGGATTTAAGATGGCACTAACTCGAGCTATCAATGATTATGGAAGAAAAATAGGTGCATTCAAAAATGAAGAAGATTCGATTATTGGCGATGATACACGCGAAGGCTTAACCGCTGTTGTTTTTGTAAAAATGCCTCAGGATCGAATTCAGTTTGAAGGACAAACAAAAGGTAAGTTAGGCAATTCTGAGATTCAACCAATAGTTAACCAAGTAACTAAAGAAGGGCTTGCAACTTTTTTTGAAGAAAATCCCTCAGATGCAAAACGCATTCTAGAAAAAGTTTATTTAGCTGCAAAAGCACGACTGGCCGCAAAAGCAGCAAAAGAAGCGGTAATTCGCAAAGGTGCATTGGAAGGATCATCTTTACCTGGCAAACTTGCAGACTGCCAAGAAAAAGATCCCAGTCTCTCAGAACTCTACCTTGTAGAAGGAGACTCTGCAGGCGGATCAGCAAAAAGCGGTAGAGATCGAAAATATCAAGCAATTTTAGCTTTGAAAGGAAAAATACTCAACACGGAGCGAGCACGACTTGATAAAATGATCGAACACGAAGAAATAAAAAATATAATTATTGCCTTAGGCGCTGGAATAGGAGATACCGTAAATATTGACAAAATACGTTACCATAGAATCATCATCATGACGGACGCTGATGTTGATGGAGAACATATTGAAACACTGATACTGACATTTTTCTATCGCCATCTTCCTGAGGTAATTAGAAAAGGCTATCTATATGTAGCCATCCCTCCCTTATTTAAGCTCCAAAGAGGTAAAGATATTCGCTATGCTTATTCTGAAGAAGAGCGTGATAGGTTATTACAGGAAATGAGAAATGGAGGAGCAAATGTTACCGTTCAACGTTATAAAGGATTAGGTGAGATGAACGCTGAACAACTCTGGGAAACAACGATGAACCCCCAAAATAGAGTTCTCAAACAGGTAACTATCTCAGATGCCGAAGAAGCAGATGCTGTATTTACTATGCTGATGGGAGATGAGGTACCACCAAGAAAACATTTTATCCAGACAAATGCTATTGCCGCTACTCTGGATATTTAA
- the ppa gene encoding inorganic pyrophosphatase, producing MNIKQLSSGKNPEEGQINVLVEIPKDSSIKYELDKESGIILVDRFLHTAMKFPTNYGFVPNTQADDGDPLDVMVLSEYPVAPGTILPSVVIGMLEMEDEAGIDTKILAVPTEKIDPFFGAYKDINDIPEAIKNKLKHFYENYKSLEPGKWVKLKEWKNKQNALEAVKKALK from the coding sequence ATGAACATCAAACAATTATCATCAGGAAAAAATCCAGAAGAAGGACAGATAAATGTTCTTGTTGAGATTCCCAAAGACAGCAGTATCAAATATGAATTAGACAAAGAATCAGGAATTATTTTAGTTGATCGATTTCTTCATACAGCTATGAAATTCCCCACAAATTATGGATTTGTCCCTAATACCCAAGCTGATGATGGTGATCCGTTAGATGTCATGGTACTCTCTGAGTATCCTGTAGCTCCTGGTACCATCCTACCATCAGTTGTTATCGGAATGCTTGAGATGGAAGATGAAGCAGGAATAGATACCAAAATCTTAGCTGTTCCCACAGAGAAAATTGATCCCTTTTTTGGGGCATACAAAGATATCAACGATATTCCTGAAGCAATTAAAAATAAATTAAAACATTTTTATGAAAATTACAAATCACTTGAACCTGGAAAATGGGTCAAGTTGAAAGAGTGGAAGAATAAACAGAATGCGCTTGAAGCTGTTAAAAAAGCTCTGAAATGA
- the gyrA gene encoding DNA gyrase subunit A translates to MSKNIGKLQPVDISDEMKKAYLNYAMSVIVARALPDVRDGLKPVHRRILYAMHEMNLTHQAKYVKSAKVAGEVMGNYHPHGDAPIYDAMVRLAQDFSMRYPLIDGQGNFGSIDGDPPAAMRYTEVRMTAIASELLVDIDKETVDFIPTFDATRSEPVYLPAKLPNLLLMGSEGIAVGMATKIPPHNLGEVVDAILYMIDKTKITLSDNLSHKENQNSPVIVQGTTAVPLASPTNIELVSEVTIDELLTFIKGPDFPTAGAIFDITEIRNAYITGRGKILIRGKAEIEEIGQGKSAIIITEIPYQVNKALLISRIADLAKEKKIEGISDLRDESDRRGLRVVIELKRDATPKKVLNNLFKYTALQTSFPVNMVALVNGTPQTLNLKVVLEEYLKHRYIVIRRRSEFELKQAKARLHILEGLKIAVDNIDAVIQTIRNSKDQEEAKKNLMTKFKLSDLQATAILDMQLRRLAALERQKIEEELQLVIKMIAYLTDLLENPEKILIVIKDELQKLKEKYADPRRTKVFKGKVGEFSEEDLIPNEPTVITLTQTGYIKRQSMNSFHTQQRGGKGIRGMITKEEDAISHIRSAMTHDNILFFTNKGKVYQLKAYEIAESSRVSKGTAIVNLLNIEQGERVESFVIVKKDEKGFVFLTTRKGTVKKTSLSEFESIRRNGMIAIKLENGDELVWSNISTGADDVLIVTRQGKAIRFSETSVRPLGRATTGVRGIKLAPGDEVISMDVINKDDNTAELLTIMANGLGKKTFVSQFPRQERGGQGVKVAKVTEKTGHVVVSQIIPKDCEELIITSKKGQVVKLDIASIPRLQRDTQGVILMRFSDTNDGIAAATPVEKS, encoded by the coding sequence ATGAGTAAAAATATAGGCAAACTACAACCAGTTGATATCTCAGATGAGATGAAAAAAGCGTATCTTAATTACGCTATGTCCGTTATTGTCGCCAGAGCGCTTCCTGATGTGAGAGATGGACTCAAACCAGTCCATAGAAGAATTCTCTATGCAATGCACGAGATGAATCTCACTCATCAAGCAAAGTATGTAAAAAGTGCAAAAGTAGCAGGTGAAGTAATGGGTAATTATCATCCACATGGGGATGCTCCTATTTACGATGCGATGGTAAGACTTGCACAAGACTTTTCTATGCGCTATCCACTAATAGATGGGCAGGGAAATTTTGGATCAATTGATGGAGATCCGCCTGCTGCAATGCGTTACACCGAAGTACGAATGACCGCAATAGCATCCGAACTGCTTGTTGATATTGATAAAGAGACAGTTGATTTTATTCCCACATTTGATGCCACACGATCAGAGCCTGTCTATCTTCCAGCCAAACTTCCCAATCTCTTACTCATGGGGTCAGAAGGAATAGCAGTAGGCATGGCAACAAAAATTCCACCTCACAATTTAGGAGAAGTTGTTGATGCAATTCTCTACATGATTGATAAAACCAAAATTACCTTATCTGATAATCTATCCCATAAAGAAAACCAAAATAGTCCTGTTATTGTCCAAGGGACAACAGCTGTCCCTCTGGCGTCACCAACAAACATTGAACTTGTATCAGAGGTCACTATTGATGAACTGCTCACATTTATAAAAGGTCCTGACTTTCCAACAGCGGGAGCTATTTTTGATATTACAGAAATTAGAAATGCATACATAACAGGAAGAGGAAAAATTCTCATTAGAGGAAAAGCGGAAATTGAAGAAATCGGACAAGGTAAATCTGCAATTATTATTACTGAAATTCCCTATCAGGTTAACAAAGCACTTCTTATCAGTAGAATTGCCGACCTTGCAAAAGAGAAAAAAATTGAAGGGATATCAGATCTTCGCGATGAATCAGATAGAAGAGGATTAAGAGTTGTTATCGAATTAAAACGAGACGCAACTCCCAAAAAAGTACTTAACAATCTTTTCAAATACACCGCTTTGCAAACATCATTTCCAGTAAATATGGTGGCACTAGTCAACGGAACGCCTCAAACACTCAATCTAAAAGTTGTTCTTGAAGAATATCTCAAACATCGTTACATCGTCATACGCAGAAGATCTGAATTTGAGCTCAAACAAGCAAAAGCCCGACTGCATATACTGGAAGGACTCAAAATTGCAGTTGATAATATAGACGCTGTTATTCAAACGATTCGCAACTCCAAAGATCAGGAAGAAGCGAAAAAAAATTTGATGACCAAATTCAAATTATCAGATCTACAAGCAACTGCTATTCTTGATATGCAACTGCGTCGATTAGCAGCACTTGAGAGACAAAAGATCGAAGAAGAACTCCAGCTAGTTATAAAAATGATTGCCTATTTGACTGATCTTCTTGAAAATCCGGAGAAGATACTAATCGTCATCAAAGATGAGCTACAAAAATTAAAAGAAAAATACGCGGATCCCAGACGAACAAAAGTATTTAAAGGTAAAGTAGGGGAGTTCTCAGAGGAAGATCTCATACCCAACGAACCAACGGTCATTACACTCACACAAACTGGCTATATCAAAAGACAATCAATGAATAGCTTCCATACGCAACAGAGAGGAGGAAAAGGTATTCGAGGCATGATCACCAAAGAAGAGGATGCTATATCACATATTCGCTCAGCAATGACACACGATAATATACTTTTTTTCACCAATAAAGGAAAAGTTTATCAACTAAAAGCATACGAGATTGCTGAAAGTAGCCGTGTCAGTAAAGGAACAGCTATAGTTAATCTTCTCAATATCGAACAAGGTGAAAGAGTAGAGTCATTCGTAATCGTAAAAAAAGATGAAAAAGGGTTTGTTTTTCTTACTACACGCAAAGGTACTGTGAAAAAGACTTCCCTTTCTGAGTTTGAGAGTATTCGACGCAATGGGATGATTGCCATCAAACTGGAAAACGGAGATGAACTTGTATGGAGTAATATATCAACCGGAGCTGATGATGTCTTGATAGTAACTCGTCAAGGAAAAGCCATTAGATTTTCTGAAACCTCCGTACGCCCACTTGGAAGAGCAACAACAGGTGTAAGAGGGATAAAACTTGCACCGGGTGATGAAGTCATCAGTATGGACGTAATCAACAAAGACGACAACACAGCTGAACTTCTAACAATTATGGCAAATGGACTGGGGAAAAAGACCTTTGTTTCTCAATTTCCACGACAGGAGCGGGGAGGTCAAGGAGTGAAGGTAGCAAAAGTTACAGAAAAAACAGGTCATGTTGTTGTTTCACAAATTATTCCGAAAGACTGCGAAGAATTAATAATTACCTCTAAAAAAGGCCAGGTAGTAAAACTCGACATAGCTTCTATTCCAAGACTCCAGCGGGATACGCAAGGAGTTATACTCATGCGTTTTTCCGACACTAATGATGGAATTGCCGCTGCTACCCCTGTTGAAAAATCCTAA
- the folD gene encoding bifunctional protein FolD: MKINGKQIAESIFESLRREVELLKSQGIIPHLAVILVGDNQSSAIYVRQKELKAKSIGAKISVYRLKEDISQAEILSLINQLNADPNVHGIIIQRPLPPHIDDQVITYSTDANKDVDGFRHDSPFSPPVALAVHRILEEIKKKEHSQKSFDAWIKNKKIVLIGKGQTAGRPMMNYFAKLDIPFTVIDSKTKDKENILRNADILISAVGKREVIRPKFIKKGAILIGVGMHPEKGKMHADYEQNLIAEKASYFTPVPKGVGPVNVAMLLHNLIKAAKRH, translated from the coding sequence ATGAAAATCAATGGCAAACAGATTGCTGAATCCATATTTGAATCTTTAAGAAGAGAAGTTGAATTACTTAAGAGTCAGGGAATAATTCCACACCTAGCAGTAATTTTAGTTGGAGATAATCAATCATCTGCTATCTATGTACGGCAAAAAGAACTTAAGGCAAAATCAATTGGGGCTAAGATTTCTGTATATAGACTTAAAGAAGATATTTCACAAGCTGAGATTCTTTCACTTATCAACCAATTAAATGCTGATCCCAATGTTCATGGTATCATTATCCAAAGACCACTTCCACCTCATATTGACGATCAGGTAATCACCTATAGTACTGACGCTAATAAAGATGTTGATGGATTTAGACATGATTCACCTTTTTCTCCTCCTGTTGCATTAGCAGTACATCGAATTCTTGAGGAAATCAAAAAGAAAGAACATTCTCAAAAATCTTTTGATGCGTGGATAAAAAATAAAAAAATAGTTCTTATTGGCAAAGGACAAACCGCTGGCAGACCAATGATGAATTATTTTGCAAAATTAGATATTCCCTTTACAGTAATTGATAGTAAAACAAAAGATAAAGAAAACATATTAAGAAATGCTGATATTCTCATCAGCGCAGTAGGGAAGAGGGAAGTTATAAGACCAAAATTTATCAAAAAAGGAGCAATTTTAATAGGAGTTGGTATGCATCCTGAGAAAGGCAAAATGCACGCTGATTATGAACAAAATCTTATTGCTGAAAAAGCAAGCTATTTTACTCCTGTTCCAAAAGGTGTCGGACCTGTAAATGTAGCTATGCTACTTCACAATTTAATAAAAGCTGCAAAACGTCATTAA
- the xerD gene encoding tyrosine recombinase XerD, translating into MSAYLPDLINQFLEYLEIEKNSSKLTIRDYHHYLKTFAQWFQKNYPEKSIQDLNLDIIRRYRVFLSNKTDPKGQTLKKVTQNYYVIALRSFLRYLIKHDVKTLEPSKIDLPKTESRSLKFLERDQVDRLVTMADTSKIDGLRDRAIMELLFSTGLRVSELVKLNHDQINLERREFGVIGKGGRSRIVFISERAAEWLSRYLSERTDTYKPLFIRYSGREDPSDHGEKMRLTPRSVERMIKKYVRLARLPVDATVHTLRHSFATDLLTNGADIRSVQEMLGHKNIATTQIYTHITNKKLREIHNSFHSGNRKTS; encoded by the coding sequence ATGTCTGCCTATTTACCCGATTTGATAAATCAATTTCTTGAATATTTAGAGATAGAAAAAAATTCTTCAAAGTTAACAATTCGTGATTATCATCATTATCTTAAAACTTTTGCTCAGTGGTTTCAGAAGAATTATCCTGAAAAATCAATTCAAGATCTTAATCTTGACATCATCAGAAGATATCGTGTTTTCCTCTCCAATAAAACCGATCCAAAAGGACAGACATTAAAAAAAGTGACGCAAAATTATTATGTAATAGCCTTGCGTTCTTTTCTGCGTTACCTTATCAAGCATGATGTCAAAACACTAGAGCCGTCAAAAATTGATCTTCCTAAAACTGAAAGTCGAAGTCTTAAATTCCTTGAAAGAGATCAGGTTGATCGTTTGGTAACAATGGCAGATACTTCAAAGATAGATGGATTGAGAGATCGCGCTATCATGGAACTACTCTTCTCAACAGGCCTGCGTGTCTCTGAACTTGTCAAGCTTAATCACGATCAGATTAATCTTGAGCGTCGTGAATTTGGTGTAATAGGCAAAGGTGGTCGCTCTAGAATCGTTTTTATATCAGAAAGAGCTGCTGAGTGGTTGAGCCGCTATTTATCAGAGCGCACAGATACCTATAAGCCTTTATTTATTCGTTATTCTGGTCGAGAAGATCCATCTGATCATGGTGAAAAAATGCGGCTTACACCTCGAAGTGTCGAACGCATGATTAAAAAGTATGTAAGATTAGCTAGGCTTCCAGTGGACGCGACTGTTCATACCCTAAGGCATTCTTTTGCAACAGACCTTCTTACCAATGGAGCAGATATTCGTTCTGTTCAAGAGATGCTTGGACATAAGAATATTGCTACAACACAAATATATACACATATTACAAATAAAAAATTGAGAGAAATTCATAATTCTTTTCACAGTGGGAATCGCAAAACTTCTTAA
- the tal gene encoding putative transaldolase has product MTRLILDSGDPEEYKITAKIANDNNQELWGGTTNPSLIAKKLAMKGKKLTKEEAFELQKKIVLQILDIVPGAVSVEVYADSNTTAEEMIAQGEKIAHWHERVVIKLPTTIEGFKARTVLRKESITTNNTLVFSQPQIVAICIHENLVQKEYGVQGQWPSFISPFIGRLDDIGEDGLSLLKNGLELKKQLQSNLWMLAASIRNTYHLSESITLGSELVTAPLKVFEEWFSKKNTTKHQTRLKISKLWDIPDEVKNIDSLASFMQAIETDILNISHPLTDKGLERFANDWNALISDKNK; this is encoded by the coding sequence ATGACTCGCTTAATACTCGATTCAGGCGATCCTGAAGAGTATAAAATCACTGCCAAAATTGCCAATGATAACAATCAAGAACTTTGGGGAGGAACGACCAATCCATCTCTTATTGCCAAAAAACTGGCAATGAAAGGTAAAAAGTTAACAAAAGAAGAGGCTTTTGAACTACAAAAAAAAATTGTTCTGCAAATACTTGATATTGTTCCAGGAGCTGTATCTGTTGAAGTGTATGCAGACTCTAATACTACTGCGGAGGAGATGATTGCCCAAGGAGAAAAAATTGCCCACTGGCACGAAAGAGTAGTGATTAAACTTCCTACAACAATTGAAGGTTTTAAAGCTCGAACAGTACTACGGAAAGAGTCTATCACCACCAACAACACACTTGTATTCTCACAACCACAAATTGTTGCTATCTGCATCCATGAAAACTTAGTGCAAAAAGAATATGGTGTACAAGGACAATGGCCATCGTTTATATCTCCATTTATAGGCAGACTTGATGATATTGGCGAGGATGGTCTCTCTCTTCTAAAAAATGGTCTAGAATTAAAAAAGCAGCTTCAGTCAAATCTATGGATGCTTGCAGCTTCGATACGCAACACTTATCATTTATCAGAAAGTATTACTCTTGGAAGCGAACTGGTAACAGCACCATTAAAGGTATTTGAGGAATGGTTCTCCAAAAAAAACACTACTAAACATCAAACTAGACTGAAAATCTCTAAGTTATGGGACATCCCTGATGAGGTAAAAAATATCGATTCTCTCGCATCATTTATGCAGGCGATTGAAACTGATATTCTCAATATTTCTCACCCGCTTACAGATAAAGGTCTAGAACGATTTGCTAACGATTGGAATGCGCTTATCAGTGATAAGAATAAATAA
- a CDS encoding putative transcriptional regulatory protein translates to MSGHSKWSTIKRQKGANDAKRGQLFTKLSNAIMLAVKEGGGISDPNGNPRLRLAIDAARSANMPKENIERAIERALGKTANEVTEVIYEGFGPGGFSVIIEAITDNKQRTTPEIKSIFDKNGGSLGVPGSVSYQFVQKGEISIGKNGRSLDEIFLLAADAGAEDVEEREEEIIVYTTPEKLAQVRDTLQQAGITVLRAELTRRPIVYTPITDPAIIEKIVPFMEKLESLDDVQKVYANYDISETDKKTE, encoded by the coding sequence ATGAGTGGACATTCAAAATGGTCAACAATTAAAAGACAAAAAGGTGCAAATGATGCAAAGAGAGGGCAACTTTTTACCAAACTCTCCAATGCTATTATGTTAGCCGTAAAAGAGGGTGGAGGGATATCTGATCCTAATGGAAATCCAAGACTTCGATTAGCTATTGATGCGGCACGTAGCGCAAATATGCCAAAAGAAAATATCGAACGTGCTATCGAGAGAGCACTTGGTAAAACAGCCAATGAGGTCACAGAAGTAATCTACGAAGGTTTTGGACCCGGAGGGTTTAGTGTGATAATTGAGGCTATTACTGATAATAAGCAGCGAACAACACCTGAGATTAAAAGTATTTTTGATAAAAACGGCGGTAGTCTAGGTGTTCCAGGAAGTGTAAGTTATCAATTTGTACAGAAAGGGGAGATAAGCATAGGTAAAAATGGAAGATCTCTTGATGAAATTTTTTTGCTTGCAGCAGATGCAGGCGCAGAAGACGTCGAGGAGAGGGAAGAGGAGATTATTGTCTATACTACACCTGAAAAACTTGCACAGGTAAGAGATACTTTACAGCAAGCAGGAATTACAGTTTTGCGTGCCGAGCTTACAAGAAGACCTATAGTATATACACCAATTACTGATCCTGCAATCATTGAAAAGATAGTCCCTTTCATGGAGAAATTAGAGAGCTTAGATGATGTTCAGAAAGTGTACGCTAACTATGATATTTCCGAAACAGATAAGAAGACAGAGTAG